In Phycisphaerae bacterium RAS2, the DNA window CCGCCGTGCACATTAAGAAAGGCAAGGACGTGACGACCACAGCGATCCAAAGCGGGTACGAATCGATCAGCGGGTTTGAGTCGGCCGCGCGTCGAGCGTTCGGCACGACGGCTCGCCGCGTTGCGACCGTGCATCCCGTGTTCTCGAGAACGATCAACAGCCCCGTCGGGCCGTTGCTTTTGGGCGCGAGCGACGATGGGTTGAGCATCCTGTCGTTCAGCGAGGGGCGAAGTGTCGCCGCCAACGCGACGCGATTGGCCCGGCGTCTGAAGCGCCCGGTCCTCGCCGGCACGCACCGGTACCTTGACCTCACCGAGAAGCAGTTGGCGGAGTACTTCGCGGGCAAGCGACGGGATTTCGATCTGCCGCTGGATTATCCCGGCACGCCTTTCCAGCGGGCCGTCTGGTCAGCACTGCGCCGAATTCCGTTCGGTCGAACATGGTCTTACGAACAATTGGCCAAGGCAGTGGGGCGACCCGGTGCTCAACGGGCGGTGGGCACGGCGAACGGCTCGAACCGAATCGCGATCATCATTCCCTGCCACCGCGTGGTAAATAAAAGCGGCAAAATCGGGGGCTACGGTGGGGGCGTCTGGCGAAAGGAGTTTCTGTTGAACCTCGAGGGAGCCGCGCCGGGTCGGTAAGGGCGGAAGCGTCAACGTTGCCCGCTACAATTAGGCCGCAGCCCGCGCGAACCTGACTGCCGGGGCCGTCGTATGGAGCGAGTCGAGGAGAGGAAAGCACCCTGAATGACCAACCTTGCCACGGATCGCACCCCACGACTTTCGTCTATTCTTCTGGCCTATCTCGGCGTCTATGTCGTCTGGGGATCGACGTACCTCGCCATTGCCATCGCCGTGAAGTCGATTCCCCCGTTCTGGATGGCGTCGGCGCGGTTTTTGATCGCCGGATTGATTCTCTATGTCTATGCACGATGGAGCGGCGCGCCGCGTCCGACGCGACTGCATTGGCGCAATGCGGCGATCATCGGCACGCTGCTGCTTCTGGGCGGCAATGGCGGTGTGGTTTGGGCCGAGAAGCACGTTCCATCGGGACTCGCAGCACTGATGGTGGCGACAGTTCCGTTGTGGTTCGCGCTGGTGGAGTGGCTTCGGCCCGGCGGCAAGCGGCCGCCAACGCGCGCGTGGTTGGGCATCGCATTGGGCTTTGTCGGCCTCGCGGTGCTATTCAATCCCGCAAGAATGCTGGGCGGCGATGCCATTCACTACGGCGGGGCGGCGGCGCTGGTGATGGCCTCGTTTCTCTGGTCGTGCGGATCAATCTACTCACGACACGCGAAGTTGCCGGAATCGGGTTTGCTCACGACCGGAATGGAAATGCTGGCGGGCAGCGTCGCCCTGGGAGTGTTCGGCGCAATCGTCGGCGACTGGCGCGAGTTGAGAACGGCCGCCATCACCACCGAAGCGCTGCTCGCGGTCGCGTATCTGATTGTGTTCGGCTCACTGATCGGCTTTACGTGCTACATGTGGCTGCTAAAGGTCAGTACGCCGCACCGGGTCGCAACGTACGCATACGTGAATCCGGTCGTGGCGGTGTTCCTGGGGTGGCTCCTCGCAGATGAGAAGCTGGGGCTGCCGACGATGCTGGCGACCCCGATCATTGTGTTGGGCGTGGTGTTCATCACCACGGCGCGGGCGACGAGCAACACCTCAATTGACCCGGGCAAAGCGATTTCCACCGAACCGCGTCCGTCAGGGAGTGCCGAGTTGCCTTGCGATGGCGTGAGCCCTCGTGAAGCGATCGACACCGCGCTGACGCGAGCGCCGGCGCAGAGCGGTTGCTGACGGCGATCCACAACGACGTTATTTCTTTTCCGCGACGATGGCGATGCCAAGCTCTTTCAATTGCTCGGGCGACACGTCCGACGGCGCCTTGGTGAGCGGATCGACCGCACGGGCGTTCTTGGGGAACGCGATCACGTCGCGGATGGAACTGAAACCTCCGAACAACATGACGATCCGATCGAGGCCGAGCGCCAGCCCGCCGTGCGGTGGCGCGCCGTACTGGAGCGCGTCGAGCAGGTATTCGAACTTGAGCTTCGCCTCGGCGTCGGACAGTCCCAGCAGTTTGAAGATCTTCGACTGCACATCGCTGCGATGAATTCGGATTGATCCGCCGCCTAATTCCGTGCCGTTCAGCACGATGTCGTACGCCTTGGCGCGCACGTTGAGCAAGTCCTCGGCCGGCGGCGGCGCGGCGTCCTCCAGCCGGAGCAGGTGGAGGTCCTCGTCCTTCGGACTCGTGAAGGGATGGTGCATCGGAAAGATGTTCTTTGAATCCGCGTCCCAGCCGAACAGCGGGAAGTCCACGACCCAGCAGAACGCCCACGTGTCTTTCGGGATCATGCCGCGCCGTTCGGCGACGGTGGAGCGCAGCCAGCCCAGATGCTTGCAGACATTCGCCTCACTGCCGGCCGCGAACAGAATCAGGTCGCCCGCCTTCGCGCCGCATGCCTTCATGACGGCCTGTTGCACGGCGGCACTTTCGAGGAACTTCGCGATGCCGGTCTGGAATGTGACGTTTCCGCCTTCTTCAACGACCTTGACCAGCGGCAGGCCGCCCGCCCCGACACCCTTGATCTCCTCGGTGAGGCTGTCGGTTTCTTTGCGCGTCATGGCGGCGCCGCCGGGGACAACGATGCAGCGCACGACTCCGCGCGCCGAGATCGCGTCGGCGAAGACGCGAAACTCGCTCGCGCGAACCGCCTCTGTCACGTCCTGAATCTTCATGCCGTAACGCATGTCGGGCGCGTCGCGGCCGTAGTCGCGCATGGCTTCGGCGTAACTGATGCGCGGGAGGGGCAGTTGCATCTCCAGACCGATCGCCGCCCTGGCGATTTCCGCCATGCAGGCCTCGACGTGCTGCATGACATTCTCCGGCTGCACGAAGGCCATCTCGATGTCCACCTGGGTGAACTCCGGTTGGCGGTCCGCGCGGAGGTCTTCGTCGCGGAAGCACCGGGCGATCTGCATGTAGCGATCCAGCCCTGCGATCATCAGCAATTGCTTGAAGATCTGCGGCGATTGCGGCAGGGCGTAGAACGAACCATGCTGCAGGCGTGAGGGGACGAGGTAATCGCGCGCGCCTTCGGGCGTGCTCTTGCACAGGATCGGCGTCTCGATCTCGAGGAAACCGTTTCGGTCGAAGTAATCGCGCACGGTTTTCGTGATTCGGTGCCGGAGCATCAGGGCGTTCTTCATCGGCGTGCGGCGGATGTCGAGGACGCGATTCTCCAGGCGCAGGTCTTCGTTGGTCTCGATGTCGTCGGCGATCTCAAAGGGCGGCGTCTTCGACCTGCTCAACAGGTCGATCTCGTGCGCGGCGACTTCGACTTCGCCGGTCGGCAAATTGGGGTTGACGTTGCTGCCGCGGCTGATGACTTCGCCGCGCACCGTGATGACAAACTCACTGCGCAGGCCGCGGGCGATCTCGTGCGCCTTGGGATCGGTGTCGGGATTGAATCGAATCTGTGTGATGCCGCCGCGATCGCGCAGGTCGATGAAGACCATGCCGCCATGGTCGCGGAAGTTATCCACCCAGCCGGCAAGGAGGACGGTCTTACCCACGTCGCTGCCTCGCAGCGCACCGCAATCATGTGTCCGTTCGTTGTACGCCAGTGGCACAGCGTTCTCCAGTTGTATTCATCCCGCTGGTCTCGCGGAGGATCGCGGGATTCTAAGGGTTTTTCGAAGGAGCGGTGGAATTCGCCGACTGCTTCGATTGAGACGTTTCAGCGAACCAGTCGCGCAACAGCTTCTCGGCAGGCTTGCCCCGTGGGGTGTAATTGAAGTCGTCCATACCGCCGTCGGAGGTGTCCCACTCCCACCAGATGATTCCGCCGATGGCCGGCTCCTTCGCCCAGGTTCGCAGGAAGGAGTCGTACAATCGGCGCTGCTCTTCGTGGCCGGCGGGGGTGGCCTTCTGGTTCGCGTAATAGTTCCAGCCTTCGTGGGCGGCGCCTTCCTGCGAGCACCAACCCACTTCGGTGAAGATGATCGGCTTATTCACTTCTTGTTGGAACGCGAGAATATCGCGCTTGATCCGCGCCCAATGCTGATCGATCTCGGACGGCAGCGGGTTGGCCTTTCGAGCCAGCTCGTAATACGAAGTCATCCCCACGACATCGAGGCGGGACCAGAAGCCGATCTTGGTCGTCTGATAATGGTCCCAGTTCGCGGAATAACCGAGCTTGCCGCGAAAATTCTGCCGCACGTCTTCGATGATTCGCAGCCACCGCTCGGTATAGGTCTCGGTCTTGACCAGTTCCGATCCGATCATCAGCAGGTCCACGCGGTGCAGTTCTGCGATTCGTGCGAAATGCACAATGAAATCGCGATAGCGCCGGAACCAGCCGTCCCAGTCGTGATTCTCCGGGACGATCCGCCCGCGCCACTCGCTGTTGCGAGGATTCTTCAGCAGGACGATCGGCATCAGAATGACGCGCAGGCCGTGTTGGGTCGCATGGTCGATCAGGCGGCCCAGGTCCTTCGCGTCGGGCGTGCGACGTGTGTCGATATGTAAGTCGACGGTGCCCGCGTGTTCCTGCCAGCCGTGGACGACAAAAAGCACCGTGTCGGCGCCCAGTTCGGCGATCTCCGGAATCAGCCGGTGATAATGGTCGTAGGCGCTGACGCCGTTGACATGCAATTGCATGGCCATGCCGCGATACGGGCCGTTCCCCCGTGGCGCGGCGCGGGCAGGAGACTCCAATCCGCTGACAACCTGGTGTGAGCGATGAGCCGAATGATCCGCGGGATTCGCCGCATCGCCGGCGACCGGCGACCGCGCAGCCATCCAGACCACGCCGACGGCGGTCACGGCGGCAAGTGTCTTGAGGAGCGGCTGCATGGGTTTGCTCAATGTCCGCGAGGCCTTCGTCCGGCCGGGGAACGCACCCGGCGGAGCAGGAATGGTAGGGCAACCGAATTGCGGCGAAAAGGCGGCGGGTTTTGCATTGGAGCCGGCTGTCGTGCCGGTGTGCGGTGGCCGCGCAACTATTGCAGGTTCACACGAACCGACGAGAAAACCCGATATTCATTGGATGAACCGCGCTCCATTGTTAACCGGATTTCTCGGGTGCCTTTGGGTGCTTGCCGTCGCGGCGTGTGATCGGTCCGCGCCGGCAAAGCTCTCGGCCGAGGCGCGGCCAACCCCCACGGCCGCATCGCCTGCTGAAGCAGTTGCCGGCCTTCAGGCAGCGTATCAAAAGCGGGACTACGAATCGATCATGAACCTCGTTGTCCCGTCACGGCGCGTAGCCACGGTTGATTTCCTTTCGGCCGTGGATGAAGTCTTGGCAGCCAATTCCCGGCTGCGCAAAACGGCGGAGTCGATGTACCAGGGGCCTGTCAGCGAGACGTGGTCCATCGGCGAGATTGAGAACAATCTCGGTCCGTTCTCGGCCCGCGTGAAGCTGATCGGTCAGGAAATGCGAGGCGACGGCGCCGTGGTGACCTTGCAGGAAGGCAGCCACATTCCCTTGTTCAAGGCGAATTTTGTTCACGACGGCAACGGCTGGCTGTACGACGCCGAACCCATACCTGCGGCCATGATCGGCGAGCTGCGCCGACTCGCGACGACGCTGGACGAAGTCGCGCAGAAAGTTGGAGAAGGTGCGGATATCCGATATTACATGGACATCTTCTTCACAAAGGTCGCGCCGCAGATGTGCCGAGTCTTGACGGCGACCGATCCCGTAGTGCAAACGGCCCAGACACCTGACGATAATCAGCCTTGAATCTTGCGGGACCGTCAAGTCTTCGCGCGCGACGAGGGGTGTGACATCCCGAGCCGGCGTTCCTGCGACGCCTCCAGCAATGACGCCATGCGGCGCATGACTTCCGCCGTGATTTCTTCGAGCGACCACTCGCGCACCTGCTCCGCTGTAATCGGCTCGGCATACGATACATAAACCGGTTTCGGAGAGGGCAGTCGCTGCGACCTCGGCCATGCTTCGAAGGCGCCATCCACCACGGTCGGCACGATCGGCACTTTCGCGCGCTTGGCGATGGCGAGGCTGTTGGGGTTGATTCGACCGAGTCGGCCGTCCGGAGATCGCGTCGCCTCGGGAAAGATCACGACGGCCCAGCCATCGCGCAGGCGTCGCAGAATCTCCTTGACCGCGCCGACATCGGCGGCGCCGCGGCGCACCGGAAAGGCATTGAGCGAGTGGATCATCCGCCCGAAGACGGGGTTGCGAAACAACGTGTCACGTGCCATGAAGCTGATCTCGCGCGGAAGGGCCTGCCCGACGGCGACGGGGTCGAAGTAGCTTTGATGATTCGAGACGATCAGCACGCCGCCCGTCTGGGGAACCCGGTCCGCATCAAATGCGCGCCCGCGAAAATAAACTTTGAACGTGCACCGTGAGAGAAACCGCATGAAGCGATAGAAGGGTTTCATGCAGGACCGTATGGATTCGGGTGCGGTTGATTCGACCCAAAGCGAGGCATGCCGTTACCGAGCGACCAGTTGCCGCTTGCGAACTTCTTCCAGCAGCCGCTCGACCACTTCATGAATGGTCATCTGGGTTGTGTCAATCGCGATGGCCGACGCGGGGTGCAACAGAGGCGCCCACTGATGCTGATCGTTCCCGTCGCGCTCCCGCAGGTTCTCGAGGATCAGGTCGTACGAGGTTTCTTCGCCGTCCGCGATCAACTCCTGGTAACGCCGCATGGCGCGGCGCTCCAGCGAAGCATCGAGGAAGAACTTCAAATCGGCATCGGGAAAAACCACGCTCCCCTGATCGCGCCCCTCCGTCACGAGCGAACCAAGCCGGCGGCCGATCTCGCGCTGTTTCTCCACCAACAGCGTCCGAATCTCGGCGATTCGGGCGACAAAGCTGGTGGCCTGGTTGACGGCCATGCTGCGAACTTCCTCGCTGACATCGACGCCATTGAGCAATACCCGGGTAAACGTCGGCCCGCAATCGACGTGGACATCACTCTGCCGGGCGATGCGAATCAAGGCGTCGTTGTCTTTCAGGCGGGCGCCGCCCTGGATCGCTGCGAGGGCCAGTGCTCGATACATGGCGCCGGTGTCGAGGTAGGCAATCGACAGTTTGCCCGCGAGTTTGCGTGCGGCGGTGCTCTTCCCTGAACCGGCCGGCCCGTCGATGGTGATGATCATGCTCGGCTCCTTGAGCGATGCAGCCATTATAAGGAGCGAATCCATCGCGCCAAACCAGAATTGAAGCGAGCCGCGCGATCGGTACAATTCACAGGACAAGGAGGTGGCGCATGTCCAAAGCCGCGCAACGCCGGTCAGCCCTCGTCGCTTGCTCCATGTGTGTGGCAATGGGGATGGGGTGCAAAGATCGCTCCACGGGCACGCCGGCCAGTGCGCCGGCGGCGGAAGTCCCCGCTGCAAGCGAATCACGATCTCCCGCGCTGACCGGTTCGCAACAGGCGGGGTCGCCAAATGATCCTGAAGCGATGGAACGCGCCGCCGGGGTGGATCAACAGGACGACCCGCGCGGACCGGACTACCTCCCCAAGTCGGGAAAAGACGGTCCGTGGATCAAGACCGAACCTGTGCGCGTTTATGATCCCGGCGAATTGTCCACGGCACTGGTCGCGGACGATACCTCTCGACTGGGATACTTCCGAATCCGGTCGGTCGTGCGATGTGTGTATCAGCTCCCTCACAGCGCGCGGGAAAAGCCGCTGGCGCGCATTGTCGTCATATCCACGGAATCGCCGGAGGACGCCTACGGAGTCATGACCTGCCGCGCGCCGGGCATCGAGCAGTTTCGCATCGCCGGCGAGACGCGCGTTACGCGGCGCGACGGCATCGGACTTCACTCCTGGCAGGGCACCGCTTACGTCAACGTCACGTGCGACCGGGCAGATTCGGAAACGACCGAAGAATTGATCCGCCTGACGAATTTCATCACCGGGCGAATTCGGCGAGAGAGTCCGCCGCGCATGCTCGACGCCATGCCGCGCGACACGTCGACCGTTTACTTTCGCTGGCTGTTGCGAAACCTCGCGAGTCTGCCGCCGGATGCGTTTGAACTGGCAGGTCGGC includes these proteins:
- the ada gene encoding Bifunctional transcriptional activator/DNA repair enzyme Ada — encoded protein: MQQALPRPGIMRRAIERRDREYDGAFFFAVRTTGVFCNPSCSARKPLARNCIYFRTPLEAVRAGFRPCKRCRPAEVDSLAPDWIRPLLERIESGDGERLSDLDLRAIGLSPFRVRRFFRDKFGMTFQRFARQRRLSNAAVHIKKGKDVTTTAIQSGYESISGFESAARRAFGTTARRVATVHPVFSRTINSPVGPLLLGASDDGLSILSFSEGRSVAANATRLARRLKRPVLAGTHRYLDLTEKQLAEYFAGKRRDFDLPLDYPGTPFQRAVWSALRRIPFGRTWSYEQLAKAVGRPGAQRAVGTANGSNRIAIIIPCHRVVNKSGKIGGYGGGVWRKEFLLNLEGAAPGR
- the yedA gene encoding putative inner membrane transporter YedA; this translates as MTNLATDRTPRLSSILLAYLGVYVVWGSTYLAIAIAVKSIPPFWMASARFLIAGLILYVYARWSGAPRPTRLHWRNAAIIGTLLLLGGNGGVVWAEKHVPSGLAALMVATVPLWFALVEWLRPGGKRPPTRAWLGIALGFVGLAVLFNPARMLGGDAIHYGGAAALVMASFLWSCGSIYSRHAKLPESGLLTTGMEMLAGSVALGVFGAIVGDWRELRTAAITTEALLAVAYLIVFGSLIGFTCYMWLLKVSTPHRVATYAYVNPVVAVFLGWLLADEKLGLPTMLATPIIVLGVVFITTARATSNTSIDPGKAISTEPRPSGSAELPCDGVSPREAIDTALTRAPAQSGC
- the aspS gene encoding Aspartate--tRNA ligase, which encodes MPLAYNERTHDCGALRGSDVGKTVLLAGWVDNFRDHGGMVFIDLRDRGGITQIRFNPDTDPKAHEIARGLRSEFVITVRGEVISRGSNVNPNLPTGEVEVAAHEIDLLSRSKTPPFEIADDIETNEDLRLENRVLDIRRTPMKNALMLRHRITKTVRDYFDRNGFLEIETPILCKSTPEGARDYLVPSRLQHGSFYALPQSPQIFKQLLMIAGLDRYMQIARCFRDEDLRADRQPEFTQVDIEMAFVQPENVMQHVEACMAEIARAAIGLEMQLPLPRISYAEAMRDYGRDAPDMRYGMKIQDVTEAVRASEFRVFADAISARGVVRCIVVPGGAAMTRKETDSLTEEIKGVGAGGLPLVKVVEEGGNVTFQTGIAKFLESAAVQQAVMKACGAKAGDLILFAAGSEANVCKHLGWLRSTVAERRGMIPKDTWAFCWVVDFPLFGWDADSKNIFPMHHPFTSPKDEDLHLLRLEDAAPPPAEDLLNVRAKAYDIVLNGTELGGGSIRIHRSDVQSKIFKLLGLSDAEAKLKFEYLLDALQYGAPPHGGLALGLDRIVMLFGGFSSIRDVIAFPKNARAVDPLTKAPSDVSPEQLKELGIAIVAEKK
- the plsC_2 gene encoding 1-acyl-sn-glycerol-3-phosphate acyltransferase is translated as MKPFYRFMRFLSRCTFKVYFRGRAFDADRVPQTGGVLIVSNHQSYFDPVAVGQALPREISFMARDTLFRNPVFGRMIHSLNAFPVRRGAADVGAVKEILRRLRDGWAVVIFPEATRSPDGRLGRINPNSLAIAKRAKVPIVPTVVDGAFEAWPRSQRLPSPKPVYVSYAEPITAEQVREWSLEEITAEVMRRMASLLEASQERRLGMSHPSSRAKT
- the cmk gene encoding Cytidylate kinase, translating into MIITIDGPAGSGKSTAARKLAGKLSIAYLDTGAMYRALALAAIQGGARLKDNDALIRIARQSDVHVDCGPTFTRVLLNGVDVSEEVRSMAVNQATSFVARIAEIRTLLVEKQREIGRRLGSLVTEGRDQGSVVFPDADLKFFLDASLERRAMRRYQELIADGEETSYDLILENLRERDGNDQHQWAPLLHPASAIAIDTTQMTIHEVVERLLEEVRKRQLVAR